Proteins encoded within one genomic window of Bacillus sp. 1NLA3E:
- the adhP gene encoding alcohol dehydrogenase AdhP, with protein MKAAVINEFHQQLEIKDVPVPELAYGEILVKIKACGVCHTDLHAAHGDWPVKPKLPLIPGHEGVGIVEAIAEGVSSIKVGDRVGVPWLYSACGECEYCLTGRETLCPDQINAGYSVDGGYAEYCKAPANYVVKIPDGLDFHEVSPIFCAGVTTYKALKVSEAKPGDWVAIYGIGGLGHVALQYAKAMGFNVIAVDIQDDKLELAKQLGADISVNGLRVNPIEEIKAQVGGVQAAVSVAVTKKAFEQAYGSVKRGGTLVVVGLPNADLPIPIFDTVLNGITVKGSIVGTRKDLQEAIEFAAQGKVRTNIEVQPLNNINEVFDRMEKGYINGRVVLTLE; from the coding sequence ATGAAGGCGGCAGTAATAAATGAATTTCACCAACAGTTGGAAATTAAGGATGTCCCCGTACCTGAGTTAGCATATGGGGAAATTCTTGTAAAAATCAAAGCATGCGGAGTCTGCCATACTGACCTCCACGCTGCACATGGGGATTGGCCAGTGAAACCAAAGCTTCCTCTCATCCCTGGTCATGAGGGAGTTGGGATCGTTGAAGCAATAGCTGAAGGTGTAAGCTCTATTAAAGTTGGAGACCGTGTCGGTGTTCCATGGCTTTATTCAGCCTGTGGTGAGTGTGAATATTGTCTAACTGGCCGTGAAACGTTGTGCCCAGATCAAATAAATGCTGGATATTCCGTCGATGGAGGCTATGCAGAATATTGTAAAGCACCAGCTAACTATGTAGTGAAAATTCCAGATGGTCTTGATTTTCATGAAGTTTCACCAATTTTCTGTGCGGGTGTCACTACCTACAAGGCATTAAAGGTATCGGAGGCCAAGCCTGGGGATTGGGTGGCTATATATGGAATCGGCGGCTTAGGACATGTGGCTCTTCAATATGCAAAAGCAATGGGTTTCAACGTTATCGCTGTTGATATTCAAGATGATAAGCTAGAATTAGCCAAACAACTAGGGGCCGATATATCGGTCAACGGGTTAAGAGTGAACCCAATTGAGGAAATCAAAGCACAAGTAGGCGGAGTTCAAGCAGCAGTTAGTGTTGCTGTTACGAAAAAGGCATTTGAACAAGCATACGGCTCAGTAAAAAGAGGCGGTACACTAGTTGTAGTTGGCCTTCCAAATGCTGATTTGCCAATTCCAATTTTTGATACAGTTCTAAATGGTATCACAGTGAAAGGTTCTATTGTTGGTACTAGAAAAGATTTACAGGAAGCGATTGAGTTTGCCGCTCAAGGAAAAGTTCGTACAAATATCGAAGTCCAGCCACTAAATAATATTAATGAAGTCTTTGATCGTATGGAAAAAGGATACATTAACGGACGGGTTGTATTAACTTTGGAATAA
- the queC gene encoding 7-cyano-7-deazaguanine synthase QueC: protein MKNDKAVVVFSGGQDSTTCLFWAMKQFKEIEAVTFDYNQRHKSEIDCAKNITNELGIKHHILDMALLNQLAPNALTRDDIEVKEGEDGELPSTFVPGRNLLFMSFAGVLARQIGAKHIITGVCETDFSGYPDCRDVFIKSLNVTLNLSMDYQFVIHTPLMWLNKAETWQMADELGAFDFVREKTLTCYNGIIADGCGECPACKLRQRGLEDYLKDRKER, encoded by the coding sequence ATGAAAAATGATAAGGCTGTTGTTGTTTTTAGTGGAGGCCAAGATAGTACGACGTGTTTATTTTGGGCAATGAAACAATTTAAAGAAATAGAAGCCGTTACATTCGATTATAATCAAAGACACAAAAGTGAAATTGACTGTGCTAAAAATATTACAAATGAGTTAGGTATTAAACATCATATATTAGATATGGCACTTTTAAATCAACTAGCACCAAATGCTTTGACAAGGGATGACATTGAGGTGAAGGAAGGGGAAGATGGCGAGTTGCCATCAACCTTCGTTCCAGGCCGCAATTTATTATTCATGTCGTTTGCTGGCGTACTAGCAAGACAGATTGGTGCTAAGCACATCATAACGGGTGTATGTGAAACAGACTTTAGTGGTTATCCTGATTGTCGAGATGTATTTATTAAATCGCTAAATGTGACATTGAATTTATCTATGGATTATCAATTTGTTATTCATACTCCTTTAATGTGGTTAAATAAAGCCGAAACGTGGCAAATGGCCGATGAACTTGGCGCTTTTGACTTTGTTCGGGAAAAAACATTAACCTGCTATAACGGAATTATAGCGGATGGATGCGGGGAATGTCCTGCCTGTAAACTACGCCAAAGAGGCCTTGAGGATTACTTGAAGGATCGGAAGGAGCGATAA
- the queD gene encoding 6-carboxytetrahydropterin synthase QueD, with protein MYGFRIVDKLQKIDEDIRHDQLKYHSKRVMISKEFTFDAAHHLHAYDGKCMNLHGHTYRVVFGISGYPDVRGLMMDFGDLKDIWKSDIEIYLDHRYLNETLPLMNTTAENMVVWIYEKMKEALSKEDRQKLYIGARVEFVRLFETPTSYAEARREWMEVE; from the coding sequence ATGTACGGTTTTCGGATAGTCGATAAGCTCCAAAAAATAGATGAAGATATCCGTCACGATCAATTAAAATACCACTCTAAACGTGTTATGATCAGCAAAGAATTTACGTTTGATGCTGCTCATCATTTGCATGCCTATGACGGGAAATGTATGAATCTTCACGGCCACACTTATAGAGTTGTCTTCGGGATTAGCGGTTACCCAGATGTTCGTGGCTTAATGATGGACTTTGGGGATTTAAAGGATATTTGGAAAAGTGACATTGAAATTTATCTCGACCACCGCTATTTAAATGAAACCTTACCGCTAATGAATACTACTGCAGAAAATATGGTGGTTTGGATTTATGAAAAGATGAAAGAAGCTCTTAGTAAGGAAGATAGACAGAAGCTGTATATTGGGGCAAGAGTTGAGTTTGTTCGTCTCTTTGAAACTCCTACAAGCTATGCTGAAGCAAGACGGGAGTGGATGGAAGTTGAGTAA
- the queE gene encoding 7-carboxy-7-deazaguanine synthase QueE, giving the protein MSKLPIMEIFGPTIQGEGMVIGQKTMFVRTAGCDYSCSWCDSSFTWDGTGKEMIKQMEAEEIWTELKSLGGDGFSFVTISGGNPALLKNLSELISLLREKNIAIGLETQGSKWQDWFYEIDELTISPKPPSSSMVTDLDVLDSIIKKLKTADSSHHFSLKVVIFDDRDYEYAKKIHLRYPKVPFFFQVGNNDITTDDNHQLVNQLLEKYEWLINKVMLDDELRSVKVLPQLHTFIWGNKRGV; this is encoded by the coding sequence TTGAGTAAGCTACCAATAATGGAAATATTCGGACCAACCATTCAGGGTGAAGGGATGGTTATTGGGCAAAAAACGATGTTTGTCCGAACCGCCGGATGTGATTATTCTTGTTCGTGGTGTGATTCCTCTTTTACATGGGATGGAACTGGAAAAGAAATGATTAAACAAATGGAAGCAGAAGAAATTTGGACTGAACTAAAGTCTCTCGGGGGCGATGGTTTTTCTTTTGTAACGATTTCCGGTGGGAACCCTGCGTTGTTAAAAAATTTAAGCGAATTGATTTCTCTTTTAAGAGAAAAAAATATAGCCATTGGGTTAGAAACTCAGGGAAGTAAATGGCAGGACTGGTTTTATGAGATCGATGAACTAACGATTTCCCCAAAACCACCAAGTTCAAGCATGGTCACCGATTTAGATGTCCTTGATTCAATAATTAAAAAACTTAAAACTGCGGATTCTTCTCATCATTTTAGCTTGAAAGTTGTTATTTTTGATGATCGAGACTACGAGTATGCTAAGAAGATCCATCTTCGCTATCCGAAAGTTCCCTTTTTCTTTCAGGTTGGAAATAACGATATCACAACGGATGACAATCATCAGCTTGTCAATCAGCTTTTAGAAAAGTATGAATGGCTGATAAACAAAGTAATGTTGGATGATGAACTAAGAAGTGTAAAGGTCCTCCCACAATTGCATACGTTTATTTGGGGGAACAAACGCGGTGTTTAA
- the folE gene encoding GTP cyclohydrolase I FolE, which translates to MSNINRAQIEEGIRLILEAVGEDPNREGLLDTPKRVAKMYEEVFAGLTIDPKEYFDTIFSENHEELVLVKDIPFYSMCEHHLVPFYGVAHVAYIPRNGRVAGLSKLARAVEAVSRRPQLQERITSTVADTLMETLEPHGVMVVVEAEHMCMTMRGVNKPGAKTVTSAVRGIFVDDATKRSEVLAYIHK; encoded by the coding sequence ATGTCAAACATCAATCGTGCCCAAATTGAAGAAGGGATACGTTTAATACTTGAAGCAGTTGGAGAGGACCCGAACAGGGAAGGCCTCCTAGATACACCAAAACGAGTAGCTAAAATGTATGAAGAAGTTTTTGCTGGATTAACCATTGACCCAAAGGAATACTTTGATACTATTTTTAGTGAAAACCACGAAGAACTGGTATTAGTAAAAGATATTCCATTCTACTCCATGTGCGAACATCATTTGGTTCCTTTTTATGGAGTAGCTCATGTTGCCTATATCCCAAGAAATGGGAGGGTTGCTGGACTAAGTAAGCTGGCCCGTGCTGTTGAAGCGGTGTCACGTCGCCCACAATTGCAGGAAAGAATTACATCCACAGTTGCCGATACGTTAATGGAAACACTTGAGCCACACGGTGTAATGGTTGTGGTAGAAGCAGAACATATGTGTATGACTATGCGTGGCGTGAACAAACCAGGTGCCAAAACAGTCACTTCTGCAGTTCGTGGAATATTCGTTGATGACGCAACCAAACGATCAGAAGTATTAGCGTATATTCATAAATAA
- a CDS encoding divergent polysaccharide deacetylase family protein: protein MRRVSLFLISIIVFCLVIPMNFGKAQDRKASIIIDDFGGGVGGVKDFLEGGIQITAAVMPFTEKSKEHAKWAHKNGIEVMVHLPMQPKKGKRSWLGPKPITIDLTKAQVKQRVNEAIESVPYARGLNNHMGSLAIEDEEIVRAIVEVAKEHRLYIVDSGTSPKTKFPEIAKELGVPVLKSDVFLDDISSSSYVAKQMNRLAKISEKSGRGIAIGHVGITGKICSNGVFKSMDNFNNKNIKIVPVSELMWDDMKGEYFRIQ, encoded by the coding sequence ATGAGGAGAGTATCTCTTTTTTTGATTTCAATTATTGTTTTTTGTTTAGTAATTCCTATGAATTTTGGAAAAGCACAGGATCGAAAAGCCTCGATTATTATCGATGATTTTGGTGGTGGTGTTGGCGGTGTTAAGGATTTTTTAGAGGGCGGTATCCAGATTACGGCTGCTGTAATGCCATTTACGGAAAAATCAAAAGAGCATGCTAAATGGGCACACAAAAATGGAATAGAAGTAATGGTTCATTTGCCGATGCAACCCAAAAAGGGAAAAAGATCGTGGCTTGGGCCTAAACCTATTACAATAGATCTAACAAAAGCTCAGGTGAAACAAAGGGTGAATGAGGCGATTGAAAGTGTACCTTATGCAAGAGGTTTGAACAATCATATGGGTTCTTTAGCAATTGAGGATGAAGAAATTGTGAGAGCCATTGTTGAAGTAGCGAAAGAACACAGACTGTACATAGTAGACAGTGGTACGAGTCCGAAAACAAAGTTTCCGGAAATTGCAAAGGAATTAGGTGTACCTGTTTTAAAAAGTGATGTATTCCTAGATGATATTTCTTCCTCTTCCTATGTAGCAAAACAAATGAACAGACTAGCAAAAATTTCTGAGAAGAGTGGAAGAGGAATTGCTATCGGCCATGTCGGTATTACTGGGAAGATTTGTTCAAATGGCGTTTTTAAATCGATGGATAATTTTAACAACAAAAATATCAAAATTGTTCCGGTTTCCGAATTAATGTGGGATGATATGAAGGGTGAATATTTCCGAATTCAATAA
- a CDS encoding Cof-type HAD-IIB family hydrolase — MKCVSLDLDGTLLNSNSEITSESKETIIKLQEKGIEVIINTGRAFSDVIKVPQIKELNCPIVCVNGSILVSKTGEFLFEATLERSIYTPIFSILKELEVGILIYTNQGGYPSTLPPLHHKGKEELEKLFNNYDYEALFKIDNLKIYKLIALVDHSELEKVEGVKQALAHFEDISMASSFPNNVEITSKEAHKGRALLRYGTINGLNFEEIYAFGDGGNDLSQFEVATKSVAMANAPQEIKDQATIVTKSNDEDGVSHAIKNILKLL, encoded by the coding sequence GTGAAATGTGTGTCGCTTGATTTAGATGGGACGTTACTAAATTCAAATAGTGAAATTACCTCCGAAAGTAAAGAAACAATCATCAAACTCCAGGAAAAAGGAATAGAAGTCATCATCAATACAGGACGAGCATTTAGTGATGTCATTAAAGTTCCTCAAATTAAAGAATTGAATTGTCCAATTGTTTGTGTCAATGGGTCGATTTTGGTCTCCAAAACGGGTGAATTTTTATTTGAAGCGACGCTTGAACGTTCGATCTACACCCCGATTTTCTCGATATTGAAAGAATTAGAAGTAGGCATTCTTATTTATACGAACCAAGGGGGATATCCGTCAACTTTACCTCCTTTGCACCATAAAGGTAAGGAAGAACTCGAAAAACTATTCAATAACTATGATTATGAAGCGCTTTTCAAAATAGATAATCTTAAAATCTATAAGCTTATCGCTTTGGTAGATCATAGTGAGTTGGAAAAAGTAGAGGGAGTAAAACAAGCGTTGGCTCATTTTGAAGATATCTCCATGGCCTCATCATTTCCAAATAACGTTGAAATTACTTCAAAGGAAGCTCATAAAGGTAGAGCACTGTTAAGATATGGGACAATAAACGGGCTTAATTTTGAGGAAATATACGCATTTGGCGATGGTGGTAATGATTTGTCGCAATTTGAGGTTGCAACAAAATCCGTGGCTATGGCTAATGCCCCACAAGAAATAAAGGATCAAGCCACGATTGTGACAAAAAGTAATGATGAAGATGGCGTCTCACATGCCATCAAAAATATATTAAAACTGTTATAA
- a CDS encoding CAP domain-containing protein: MKRFFLLLIFSFFAYISWPLLNDHLAHSDYALVINNIKAEIDGLKGNAEYSAAIDSFYEEIHQLLVGLDQTIEKQPKEIKAAPKQIKKPNLTTPTQQQFSVNNIELGDLKEKVESTVGTEKRSSYNEYGIKWYAYHENYQHFFMVAYDQNNKVVGLYTNQDLIASTKGIKRGSAKEFVRQQLGNPLTKIEKGNIYYQFKGDQDNDLFLIDGSYVTIFYDKHENNTVTSIQMISEKLEKNKQDFYAEETPQLIKGFEYQLFDLTNAARVNHGLQILTWNDHVKETAKKHSIDMAEHHYFDHNNLQGQSPFDRMHQDHVVFSVAGENLAYGQFSSVFAHEGLMNSQGHRDNILRSEFEFLGVGVAFNTESQPYYTENFYTN; encoded by the coding sequence TTGAAGCGTTTTTTTCTTTTATTAATATTTTCGTTTTTTGCCTATATATCATGGCCATTATTAAATGACCATTTAGCTCATTCCGATTACGCACTAGTAATAAATAATATCAAGGCAGAAATAGATGGTCTAAAAGGCAATGCTGAGTATTCAGCTGCCATCGATTCCTTTTACGAGGAGATTCATCAATTATTAGTTGGACTGGATCAAACAATTGAAAAACAACCAAAAGAAATAAAAGCTGCCCCGAAGCAGATCAAGAAACCTAATCTAACAACTCCGACTCAGCAACAGTTCTCTGTCAATAATATTGAACTGGGTGACTTAAAAGAAAAGGTTGAAAGCACTGTTGGAACTGAAAAGCGGTCGTCCTACAATGAATATGGGATAAAATGGTACGCTTATCATGAAAACTACCAACATTTTTTCATGGTGGCATATGACCAGAACAATAAAGTGGTTGGATTGTATACGAACCAAGATTTAATTGCTTCCACTAAAGGAATAAAACGAGGAAGTGCGAAGGAATTTGTTAGGCAACAACTTGGTAATCCTCTTACAAAAATTGAAAAAGGAAATATTTATTACCAATTTAAGGGCGATCAGGACAACGATCTCTTTTTAATTGATGGAAGTTATGTCACAATTTTTTATGATAAACATGAAAATAATACAGTAACCTCAATCCAAATGATCAGTGAAAAGCTTGAGAAAAATAAGCAAGATTTTTACGCAGAGGAAACTCCACAGTTAATTAAGGGCTTTGAGTACCAATTATTTGATTTAACCAATGCAGCACGGGTCAACCACGGACTGCAAATTCTTACCTGGAACGATCATGTGAAGGAAACAGCCAAGAAACATAGTATTGACATGGCAGAACACCATTATTTTGATCATAATAATCTTCAGGGACAATCACCGTTTGACCGAATGCACCAAGATCATGTCGTATTTTCAGTAGCGGGAGAAAATCTCGCTTATGGTCAATTTAGCAGTGTTTTTGCCCATGAAGGGCTAATGAACTCTCAGGGACATAGGGATAATATTTTAAGATCTGAATTTGAATTTTTAGGAGTTGGCGTGGCATTTAATACTGAATCGCAGCCCTATTATACGGAGAATTTCTATACAAACTAA
- a CDS encoding sugar-binding domain-containing protein: protein MGISWGTTLTELVREYPFERRIDMKVIPLEGGIGRHHVEIHTNQLAYELAKKMHCTCSYLYAPAIVEIEELKERLMSMEDIKAVLEESKSVDTAFIGIGNPHQASTLKKIGYLQEEDLNHLREVRAVGDIGFRFFDRTGSVKGYSRN from the coding sequence TTGGGCATTTCTTGGGGAACTACACTAACTGAGTTAGTTCGGGAATACCCGTTTGAACGGAGAATAGACATGAAAGTAATTCCTTTAGAAGGAGGGATAGGGAGGCATCATGTTGAAATCCATACTAATCAATTGGCCTATGAATTAGCGAAAAAAATGCACTGTACTTGCTCTTATCTCTATGCTCCAGCAATCGTGGAAATCGAGGAATTAAAAGAGCGCTTAATGTCTATGGAAGATATTAAAGCTGTCTTAGAAGAAAGTAAAAGTGTGGATACAGCTTTTATTGGGATTGGAAATCCCCATCAAGCATCTACGCTTAAAAAAATTGGCTATTTGCAAGAAGAGGATTTAAATCATCTCCGTGAAGTTAGGGCAGTAGGCGATATTGGATTCCGATTCTTCGATAGGACTGGTTCTGTTAAAGGATATTCAAGAAATTAG
- a CDS encoding YhcN/YlaJ family sporulation lipoprotein: MKKGWTVLALTVVISGLSACGANNAADNRNDTGLQTRKVRVNNVNNVNNVNRINTGLNVSTRASRNVERLNEVDRAHVIISNNNAYVAVRLANNGINNNTNVPGTGAGITGTGNRTGINGTTGTGISGSGTRPGTGIGNGWGTTGTGTTGVGPNRTNISGTNTNTSIVPPTGTSTGTNNLGYNNTGGTTTMNRDDVNRAGVLDTNRNNTTINGTNGTTYSKVDTALEKRIANQVRATDKNINKVYVSVNNDFYNRMNTYSNDIRSGNNRNGVLRDFNNTVRGMFNR, encoded by the coding sequence ATGAAAAAAGGATGGACTGTTTTAGCTTTAACTGTTGTAATTTCAGGGTTGTCGGCATGCGGTGCAAATAATGCAGCCGATAATCGTAACGATACAGGTTTACAAACGAGGAAGGTTCGGGTCAATAATGTAAATAACGTCAATAATGTAAATCGTATAAATACAGGATTGAACGTTTCTACTCGGGCATCCAGAAATGTTGAAAGATTGAATGAGGTCGATCGTGCACATGTTATTATTTCCAATAATAACGCTTATGTTGCGGTGAGACTCGCTAATAATGGTATTAACAACAACACTAATGTCCCTGGGACTGGCGCTGGTATAACTGGCACTGGGAATCGTACTGGAATAAATGGAACAACTGGGACTGGCATTTCAGGTTCGGGGACTCGACCCGGGACTGGGATTGGGAATGGTTGGGGCACAACAGGTACTGGTACCACTGGTGTCGGACCTAATAGAACCAACATATCAGGTACAAATACTAATACTAGCATTGTCCCCCCTACCGGAACAAGTACTGGAACAAATAATTTAGGATACAATAATACAGGTGGAACAACCACGATGAACCGAGATGATGTTAATCGTGCTGGTGTTTTAGACACCAATCGTAACAATACCACTATTAACGGAACAAATGGAACCACCTATAGCAAAGTTGATACAGCCCTTGAAAAAAGAATCGCTAATCAAGTTAGAGCAACCGATAAAAATATTAATAAAGTATATGTTTCTGTCAACAATGACTTCTACAATAGAATGAATACTTATTCGAATGACATTCGTAGTGGAAATAACCGCAATGGAGTATTAAGAGATTTTAACAACACCGTTCGTGGAATGTTCAATAGATAA
- a CDS encoding EmrB/QacA subfamily drug resistance transporter, producing MSLYITGYVIFGILVLARFNVLGQGIAYLAHLPQAVGSRLGTTLIYGQVIKQSTIEGINDSFIFSTVIAVVALVLAFFIKRSRPKVKLHAQPELSPKSES from the coding sequence ATGTCCTTATATATAACGGGTTATGTCATCTTTGGTATTTTGGTGTTGGCTCGTTTTAACGTACTAGGTCAAGGGATTGCCTATTTAGCCCACCTTCCTCAAGCTGTGGGAAGTAGACTTGGAACTACTTTGATTTATGGTCAAGTCATAAAGCAGTCGACTATTGAAGGAATAAATGATTCCTTTATTTTTTCAACAGTGATTGCCGTAGTCGCGTTGGTTTTAGCCTTCTTTATTAAAAGATCGAGGCCAAAGGTCAAATTGCATGCGCAACCTGAACTTTCTCCAAAAAGCGAATCATAA
- the purT gene encoding formate-dependent phosphoribosylglycinamide formyltransferase produces MVGAPYGNYSKKIMLLGSGELGKEVIIEAQRLGVETIAVDRYEKAPAMQVAHRSYCIDMLDGSELRRVIEQEKPDLVVPEIEAIATETLIELEKEGYRVVPTATAANLTMDREGIRRLASEKLGLPTAKYEFANSLDELKAAVQTIGTPCVIKPVMSSSGKGQTVCRTFADVENSWKEAMEGGRGKKTRVIVEEFIHFDSEITLLTVRSVSGTSYCAPIGHIQKDGDYVESWQPHQMTEKQITDAQEVAKKITDALGGYGLFGVELFLTPDGVYFSEVSPRPHDTGMVTLVTQDLSEFALHVRAILGFPIPQIQLITPGASRTVKANEESKSYQITGIEESFTVPNTQVRVFGKPETKVGRRMAVALNAAESVEEARKRAEEAVSKIKIIYN; encoded by the coding sequence ATGGTTGGAGCACCCTATGGTAATTATTCAAAAAAAATCATGCTACTTGGTTCAGGTGAATTAGGAAAAGAGGTCATCATCGAGGCTCAACGCTTGGGGGTTGAGACAATTGCAGTGGACCGTTATGAAAAGGCTCCGGCAATGCAGGTAGCACATCGTTCCTATTGCATCGACATGTTGGATGGAAGTGAGCTTCGCCGTGTAATCGAACAAGAGAAACCGGATTTAGTTGTACCAGAAATTGAAGCGATTGCAACAGAAACCTTGATTGAATTAGAAAAAGAAGGATATCGGGTTGTCCCCACTGCGACGGCTGCTAATTTAACAATGGATCGGGAAGGAATCAGACGCTTAGCAAGTGAAAAACTTGGTTTGCCAACTGCAAAATATGAATTTGCTAACTCTCTTGATGAATTAAAAGCGGCTGTTCAAACAATTGGTACCCCATGTGTCATAAAGCCCGTTATGAGTTCGTCTGGAAAAGGACAAACGGTTTGCAGAACATTTGCTGATGTCGAAAATTCCTGGAAAGAAGCAATGGAAGGCGGAAGAGGAAAGAAAACACGAGTGATTGTTGAGGAGTTTATCCATTTTGACTCTGAAATAACTTTATTAACCGTCAGATCTGTTTCCGGAACTAGCTATTGTGCGCCAATTGGACATATTCAAAAGGATGGCGATTATGTCGAATCTTGGCAACCACATCAAATGACTGAAAAACAAATCACTGATGCACAAGAAGTGGCGAAAAAGATTACCGACGCCCTTGGAGGATACGGTCTTTTTGGTGTGGAATTATTCCTAACACCTGATGGCGTCTATTTCAGTGAAGTTTCGCCGCGCCCACATGATACAGGCATGGTTACCTTAGTAACACAAGATCTTTCAGAATTTGCCCTTCATGTTCGGGCGATTTTAGGATTTCCCATTCCACAAATACAGCTTATCACACCTGGTGCTAGCCGTACCGTAAAAGCGAATGAAGAAAGCAAATCGTACCAAATCACAGGTATCGAGGAAAGCTTTACTGTCCCAAATACACAAGTTAGGGTATTTGGAAAACCAGAAACAAAAGTAGGCCGTCGGATGGCTGTTGCTTTGAACGCTGCTGAATCTGTAGAAGAAGCTCGTAAACGTGCTGAAGAAGCCGTTTCAAAAATAAAAATCATATATAATTAA
- a CDS encoding YitT family protein: MYRILIIIIGSIIIGAAYNLFLVPHHILSAGISGIAILLGIVTPMNTGILNFLLNLPLLIIGMYKLGKKFIGYTILSVVFLSASLYFIPVTALTSEPILSSLFGGVIAGIGIGLVFRASACTGGFDIIAMLLAKKADFPIGGFLSAINGVVVIISGFVFNWDAALNTMLGIYASGKVIDAIHTKHIKLTLMIVTNKGEEMKEKLLTNLYRGITMMEGEGAYTGEKRKILMTVITRYQLSEVKSFINEIDPHAFVNITETTEVLGSFHRN, translated from the coding sequence ATGTATAGGATTCTCATCATTATTATTGGATCAATCATTATTGGAGCAGCGTACAACCTTTTTTTAGTCCCACATCATATTTTAAGTGCTGGTATTAGTGGGATAGCGATTTTATTAGGGATTGTTACTCCAATGAATACGGGGATCCTGAATTTTTTATTAAATCTACCATTATTAATTATTGGAATGTACAAATTAGGCAAGAAGTTTATTGGCTATACGATTTTATCAGTGGTCTTCCTATCAGCTAGTTTATATTTTATTCCAGTAACCGCGCTCACATCAGAACCGATTCTTTCCTCTTTATTTGGAGGAGTTATAGCAGGAATCGGGATTGGCCTTGTGTTTCGGGCATCGGCATGTACAGGCGGGTTTGATATTATTGCTATGTTACTAGCCAAAAAGGCAGATTTTCCGATTGGTGGCTTTTTATCTGCCATAAATGGTGTAGTGGTGATTATCTCAGGTTTTGTTTTTAATTGGGATGCTGCATTGAATACTATGCTCGGCATTTACGCGTCAGGTAAAGTAATTGATGCGATTCATACAAAACATATTAAGCTAACCTTGATGATTGTGACCAATAAAGGTGAAGAAATGAAGGAAAAGCTCCTGACCAATTTATACCGCGGAATTACAATGATGGAGGGCGAGGGAGCTTATACAGGCGAGAAACGGAAAATCTTAATGACGGTGATTACACGTTATCAGTTGTCAGAAGTGAAGTCATTCATTAATGAAATCGATCCACATGCTTTTGTCAATATTACGGAAACGACAGAGGTATTGGGATCATTTCATCGCAACTAA